A portion of the Pseudomonas koreensis genome contains these proteins:
- the rplV gene encoding 50S ribosomal protein L22 yields the protein MEVAAKLSGARISAQKARLVADQIRGKKVGEALNLLAFSSKKAAEIMKKVLESAVANAEHNEGADVDDLKVSTVFVNEGRSLKRIMPRAKGRADRIVKRSCHITVKVADK from the coding sequence ATGGAAGTAGCCGCTAAGTTGTCGGGCGCTCGAATCTCCGCCCAGAAAGCCCGCTTGGTCGCCGACCAGATCCGCGGGAAGAAGGTGGGCGAAGCGCTCAACCTGTTGGCTTTCAGCAGTAAGAAAGCCGCCGAGATCATGAAGAAAGTGCTGGAGTCGGCCGTAGCCAACGCCGAGCATAACGAAGGCGCAGACGTTGATGACCTGAAGGTCAGCACCGTTTTCGTCAACGAAGGGCGTTCGCTGAAGCGCATCATGCCACGTGCCAAAGGCCGTGCTGATCGCATCGTCAAGCGGTCTTGCCATATCACTGTCAAGGTTGCTGACAAGTAA
- the rpsS gene encoding 30S ribosomal protein S19 — MPRSLKKGPFIDLHLLKKIEVAAEKNDRKPIKTWSRRSMILPQMVGLTIAVHNGRQHVPVLVNEDMVGHKLGEFAGTRNYRGHVADKKAKR, encoded by the coding sequence GTGCCACGTTCTCTGAAAAAAGGTCCTTTTATTGATCTTCACCTACTGAAGAAGATCGAAGTGGCGGCGGAAAAGAACGATCGCAAACCAATTAAAACCTGGTCGCGTCGTTCGATGATCCTGCCACAAATGGTCGGTCTGACCATCGCAGTACACAACGGTCGTCAGCACGTCCCAGTTCTCGTTAACGAAGACATGGTCGGCCACAAACTGGGCGAGTTCGCCGGTACCCGCAACTATCGCGGGCACGTGGCTGACAAGAAAGCCAAGCGTTAA
- the rplB gene encoding 50S ribosomal protein L2: MAIVKCKPTSPGRRFVVKVVNQELHKGAPHAPLLEKKSKSGGRNNNGRITTRHIGGGHKQHYRMVDFRRNDKDGIVATVERIEYDPNRTAHIALLCYADGERRYIIAPKGVSAGDQLIAGALAPIKPGNALQLRNIPVGSTVHGIELKPGKGAQIARSAGASAQLIAREGVYVTLRLRSGEMRKVLAECRATLGEVSNSEHSLRSLGKAGAKRWRGVRPTVRGVAMNPVDHPHGGGEGRTSGGRHPVSPWGFPTKGAKTRGNKRTDKMIVRRRK, translated from the coding sequence ATGGCAATCGTTAAATGCAAACCGACTTCCCCTGGCCGCCGTTTTGTGGTCAAGGTGGTCAACCAGGAGCTGCATAAAGGCGCTCCTCACGCACCGCTGCTCGAGAAAAAATCGAAGTCTGGTGGTCGTAACAACAATGGCCGTATTACCACTCGTCACATCGGTGGTGGTCATAAGCAGCATTACCGTATGGTCGATTTCCGTCGCAACGACAAAGATGGCATCGTCGCCACTGTCGAGCGTATCGAATACGATCCAAACCGTACTGCTCACATCGCACTGCTCTGCTACGCAGACGGCGAGCGCCGCTACATCATCGCCCCTAAAGGCGTGAGTGCTGGCGACCAGCTGATCGCGGGCGCTCTGGCTCCAATCAAGCCAGGCAACGCTCTGCAACTGCGCAACATTCCAGTCGGTTCTACCGTACACGGCATCGAATTGAAGCCAGGTAAAGGTGCACAGATCGCTCGTTCCGCTGGTGCTTCGGCTCAGTTGATCGCTCGTGAAGGTGTCTACGTGACCCTGCGTCTGCGTTCCGGTGAAATGCGTAAAGTCCTGGCTGAATGCCGTGCGACCCTGGGTGAAGTCTCGAACTCCGAGCACAGCCTGCGTTCGCTGGGTAAAGCTGGTGCCAAACGCTGGCGTGGCGTTCGCCCAACCGTTCGTGGTGTTGCCATGAACCCGGTTGACCACCCACATGGTGGTGGTGAAGGTCGTACCTCTGGTGGTCGTCATCCGGTATCGCCATGGGGCTTCCCGACTAAGGGCGCGAAGACTCGTGGTAATAAGCGTACCGACAAAATGATCGTCCGTCGTCGCAAGTAA
- the rplW gene encoding 50S ribosomal protein L23, with the protein MNQERVFKVLLGPHVSEKATVLADKKGQFVFKVATDATKLEIKKAVESLFSVKVERVTTLNVLGKSKRTARGLGKRNDWKKAVISLQPGQDLDFSSSAE; encoded by the coding sequence ATGAACCAGGAACGCGTATTTAAAGTTCTGCTTGGCCCGCACGTTTCCGAGAAGGCTACGGTTCTGGCAGACAAGAAAGGCCAGTTCGTTTTCAAGGTTGCTACCGATGCAACCAAGCTGGAAATCAAGAAGGCCGTCGAAAGCCTGTTCAGCGTGAAAGTAGAGCGCGTCACTACCCTGAATGTTCTGGGTAAGAGCAAGCGCACTGCTCGCGGTCTGGGCAAGCGTAATGACTGGAAGAAGGCAGTTATCTCCCTTCAGCCAGGCCAAGATCTCGATTTCAGCAGCAGTGCTGAGTAA
- the rplD gene encoding 50S ribosomal protein L4, giving the protein MQLNVNDAQAIEVSELTFGGEFNETLVHQAVVAYMAGGRQGSKQQKTRSDVRGGGKRPWRQKGTGRARAGTIRSPIWRGGGTTFAARPQDHSQKLNKKMYRAAMRSILAELVRTDRLVVVQDFAVETPKTKDLLGKLNNMSLTDVLIVSDAVDQNLYLAARNLPHVDVRDVQGSDPVSLIAYDKVLITVSAVKKFEELLG; this is encoded by the coding sequence ATGCAATTAAATGTAAATGACGCTCAAGCGATCGAAGTTTCCGAACTGACATTTGGCGGCGAATTCAACGAGACGCTGGTTCACCAAGCAGTCGTGGCCTACATGGCCGGCGGCCGTCAAGGTAGCAAGCAGCAGAAGACCCGTTCCGACGTTCGTGGTGGCGGCAAGCGCCCATGGCGTCAGAAAGGTACTGGCCGTGCTCGTGCCGGTACTATCCGTAGCCCAATCTGGCGTGGCGGCGGTACCACTTTCGCAGCTCGTCCACAGGATCACTCCCAGAAGCTGAACAAGAAGATGTATCGCGCAGCAATGCGTTCCATCCTTGCTGAGCTGGTGCGTACTGATCGTCTGGTCGTGGTTCAGGATTTCGCTGTTGAAACTCCGAAAACCAAAGATCTGCTGGGCAAACTGAACAACATGAGCCTGACCGACGTTCTGATCGTGTCGGACGCTGTTGATCAGAACCTGTACCTGGCTGCTCGCAACCTGCCGCACGTAGATGTACGTGACGTGCAAGGTTCCGATCCAGTTAGTCTGATCGCATACGACAAGGTGTTGATCACCGTGTCGGCCGTGAAGAAATTCGAGGAGCTGCTGGGATGA
- the rplC gene encoding 50S ribosomal protein L3, which yields MTIGVVGRKCGMTRIFTEEGVSIPVTVIEIEPNRVTQFKTEETDGYRAVQVTVGERRASRVTAAQAGHFAKANVAAGRTTMEFRLEEGEYQAGDLINAEIFAAGQLVDVTGQSKGKGFQGTIKRWNFRGQDNTHGNSVSHRVPGSIGQCQTPGRVFKGKKMSGHMGAERVTVQSLEVVRVDAERNLLLVKGAVPGATGGNLVVRPAAKARG from the coding sequence ATGACTATTGGTGTAGTCGGTCGTAAATGCGGTATGACCCGTATTTTCACCGAAGAAGGTGTCTCCATTCCGGTCACGGTCATTGAGATCGAGCCGAATCGCGTCACCCAGTTCAAAACTGAAGAGACCGATGGCTATCGTGCAGTGCAAGTCACTGTCGGCGAGCGTCGCGCTTCGCGTGTAACAGCAGCTCAAGCTGGCCACTTCGCTAAAGCGAACGTTGCCGCTGGTCGCACCACCATGGAATTCCGTCTTGAAGAAGGCGAGTACCAGGCTGGCGATCTGATCAACGCTGAAATCTTCGCCGCTGGTCAACTGGTTGATGTAACCGGTCAGTCCAAGGGTAAAGGCTTCCAGGGTACGATCAAGCGTTGGAATTTCCGCGGGCAAGATAACACCCACGGTAACTCCGTATCCCACCGCGTCCCAGGCTCTATCGGCCAGTGCCAGACTCCTGGTCGTGTATTCAAGGGCAAAAAAATGTCCGGTCATATGGGCGCTGAGCGCGTGACCGTGCAGTCCCTGGAAGTAGTGCGCGTGGACGCTGAACGCAATCTGTTGTTGGTCAAGGGTGCTGTTCCTGGCGCTACTGGCGGCAACCTGGTTGTACGTCCAGCAGCCAAGGCTCGCGGTTAA
- the rpsJ gene encoding 30S ribosomal protein S10: MQNQQIRIRLKAFDHRLIDQSTQEIVETAKRTGAQVRGPIPLPTRKERFTVLVSPHVNKDARDQYEIRTHKRVLDIVQPTDKTVDALMKLDLAAGVEVQISLG, translated from the coding sequence ATGCAAAATCAGCAAATCCGTATCAGGTTGAAGGCTTTTGACCATCGCCTGATCGACCAATCAACCCAGGAAATCGTGGAAACCGCGAAACGTACTGGTGCTCAAGTGCGTGGTCCAATTCCACTGCCTACCCGTAAAGAGCGGTTCACCGTTCTGGTTTCCCCGCACGTCAACAAAGACGCGCGTGACCAGTACGAGATTCGCACTCATAAGCGTGTTCTGGACATCGTCCAGCCAACGGATAAAACCGTTGACGCGCTGATGAAGCTTGATCTTGCGGCCGGTGTGGAAGTGCAGATCAGCCTCGGCTAA
- the tuf gene encoding elongation factor Tu: MAKEKFDRSLPHVNVGTIGHVDHGKTTLTAALTRVCSEVFGSAVVEFDKIDSAPEEKARGITINTAHVEYNSTIRHYAHVDCPGHADYVKNMITGAAQMDGAILVCSAADGPMPQTREHILLSRQVGVPYIVVFLNKADLVDDAELLELVEMEVRDLLSTYDFPGDDTPIIIGSARMALEGKDDNEMGTTAVRKLVETLDTYIPEPVRMIDKPFLMPIEDVFSISGRGTVVTGRIERGIVRVQDALEIVGLRDTTTTTCTGVEMFRKLLDEGRAGENCGVLLRGTKRDDVERGQVLVKPGSVKPHTKFTAEVYVLSKEEGGRHTPFFKGYRPQFYFRTTDVTGNCELPEGVEMVMPGDNIQMTVTLIKTIAMEDGLRFAIREGGRTVGAGVVAKIIE, encoded by the coding sequence GTGGCTAAAGAAAAATTTGATCGTTCCCTACCGCACGTCAACGTTGGCACCATTGGTCACGTTGACCACGGTAAAACCACTCTGACTGCTGCTCTGACTCGCGTCTGCTCCGAAGTTTTCGGTTCGGCCGTCGTTGAATTCGACAAGATCGACAGCGCACCAGAAGAAAAAGCTCGCGGTATCACCATCAACACCGCTCACGTTGAGTACAACTCGACTATTCGTCACTACGCTCACGTTGACTGCCCAGGTCACGCTGACTACGTGAAGAACATGATCACCGGTGCTGCCCAGATGGACGGCGCGATCCTGGTTTGCTCGGCCGCTGATGGTCCGATGCCACAAACCCGTGAGCACATCCTGCTGTCCCGTCAGGTAGGCGTTCCGTACATCGTGGTTTTCCTGAACAAGGCTGACCTGGTAGACGACGCTGAGCTGCTGGAACTGGTTGAGATGGAAGTTCGTGACCTGCTGTCGACCTACGACTTCCCAGGCGACGACACTCCGATCATCATCGGTTCGGCTCGTATGGCGCTGGAAGGCAAAGACGACAACGAAATGGGCACCACTGCCGTTCGTAAGCTGGTTGAAACTCTGGATACCTACATCCCAGAACCAGTTCGTATGATCGACAAGCCATTCCTGATGCCAATCGAAGACGTATTCTCGATCTCCGGTCGCGGTACTGTTGTGACTGGTCGTATCGAGCGCGGTATCGTTCGCGTTCAGGATGCTCTGGAAATCGTTGGTCTGCGTGACACCACCACCACCACCTGCACCGGTGTTGAGATGTTCCGCAAGCTGCTCGACGAAGGTCGTGCTGGCGAGAACTGCGGCGTTCTGCTGCGTGGTACCAAGCGTGACGACGTTGAGCGTGGCCAGGTTCTGGTCAAGCCAGGTTCGGTCAAGCCGCACACCAAGTTCACCGCAGAAGTTTACGTTCTGAGCAAGGAAGAAGGCGGCCGTCACACTCCGTTCTTCAAAGGCTACCGTCCACAGTTCTACTTCCGTACTACTGACGTGACTGGTAACTGCGAGCTGCCAGAAGGCGTTGAAATGGTAATGCCAGGTGACAACATTCAGATGACTGTTACCCTGATCAAAACCATCGCGATGGAAGACGGTCTGCGTTTCGCTATCCGTGAAGGCGGTCGTACCGTCGGCGCTGGCGTCGTAGCCAAAATCATCGAGTAA